The region TTTAGAAAGCTATTCAATTAGTCTTCTTTCATTGCTAATTTAGCTTCTCTTTCGCGTTTTGCAGCGTTGGTTTTTACTGACTCACTTTTTTTGATTTTTTCAGTAAAACTCTTAGCCGGTTTGAATGCAGGAATGTAATGCTCATCAATTACCATTGCTGTATTTTTAGAAATATTACGCGCTATTTTCTTTGCACGCTTTTTCAAAATGAATGAACCGAAACCACGGAAGTAAACGTTTTTACCTTCAATCATGTTGTTACGAACTACTTTAAAAAATGACTCAACCGCTTCTTGAACCTGTAATTTGTCAATACCTGTCTTTGTTGAAATCTCTGCAATAATCTCTGCTTTTGTCATGTTATTTTATACTATTGATTTAATGAATTTTCTGTTTTTATTTAAACAAGGGCTGCAAATGTATAAAATTGACAGTTAATTTGTTGAAAAAAGTTAAGATATTTTTTTTAACCTGTAAAACCCTCCTATTTGCCTGATAAATTGCCCTTTGTAATTTTATTTCAGCGGGTTTATCTTTTCCGGAATAAAATCTTTTTCACTTAAATACAGAACAAAACAAAGTTATTTGCACTTATTATTTCCTAAACAAAAACACAAATGCAGCAGAAATTGCACCAATGGTACAATGAAAATAAACGGGACTTACCTTGGCGGAAAACCACTAATCCATATATAATATGGCTAAGTGAAATTATTTTACAGCAAACACGTGTAGAGCAAGGATTACCTTATTTTAATAATTTTTTAAATGCATACAAATCTATTACTGAATTTGCCAATGCTGATTTAAACGAAGTGCTGAAATTGTGGCAAGGACTTGGTTACTACAGTAGGGCCAGAAATATGCATGCAACGGCTGTGTTAATCAGGGATAATCACCATGGTATTTTCCCTCAAACATACGCTGAATTAATTAAGCTAAAAGGTATTGGACCTTACACAGCTGCGGCTATTGCTTCCTTTGCAAACAATGAACCTAAAGCGGTAGTTGACGGTAATGTGTACAGGGTGCTTTCACGTTTTGCCGGTGTTTATACTGATATTAATTCAACCGAAGGAAAAAAGGAATTTGCTATTTTAGCCAATGAGTTACTGGATACTAAAAATCCGGCTACGCACAACCAGGCTATTATGGAACTGGGGGCGCTTGTTTGCAAGCCTCAAAATCCAAATTGTTTGGAGTGCCCTTTAAACAATGCCTGTTATGCTTTTGAACATAAGGTACAACAACAATTACCAGTAAAAATAAAAACAGTAAAAATAAAACAACGTTATTTCAATTACGCCATCATCAATTATAAAAATAGTACTTTTATAAAACAACGTACTGAAAAGGATATATGGCATGGGTTATTTGAATTTCCGATGGTTGAAAACAATAAATTATTGAACGAAACGGATTTGATACATGCGTTTGGGGAAAACAATATATTTATTGATACTAAAACAACGCAAATAGAGTGGATTGGTAATGATAAACACCAGCTAACGCATCAAACGCTTTATGCTAATTTTTATAAAATTACTTGTAATAAAGCCCCTCAATTACCCGGTACTTTTTTAAAAATTAAGATGGATGAACTTCAAAATTATGCTATTCCGCGTTTGCTTGATAAATTGATTTCAAATGATAAATTGCAACAAAGTTTATTTTAAAATTTAACACTCAAGCTAAAAACAAAATATTATGTCATTAAACAAAGTTATTTTAATTGGAAATTTAGGTCGCGACCCTGAAGTTAAAAATCTGGATAATCAAAAAGTGGTTGCCACTTTCTCACTAGCTACCAGTGAATCGTATAACGATAAAAATGGAGAAAGAAGAACAGAAACGGAATGGTTTAATATAGAAATGTGGGATGCGCAAGCACGTATAGCCGAAAAGTATTTAAAAAAAGGAAGCCAGGTTTATATTGAAGGAAAACTAAAAACTGAAACTTGGAAAGATAAAGAAGGAGTTGAAAAAAGTAGGTATAAAGTACGTGTACAAAGCTTTACTTTATTAGGAGGCAATCCCAATAAAAGCAACGACAATAGCAACGGTGGAAACAACACCAGCAATGCTGCACCACAAAACAATAATTACAACGCACCTGAGCCACAAAACGACCCAGGCTTAAGCGATGACTTACCATTTTAATAAAACACTAAACCAAAAGCAGAACTTTGGTTCTGCTTTTTTTATGCTGATACTTTTATGAAACCTATACAATCATGGTTTGATGAATATGCTGTAAGCCATCAAAACCCAACTAATAAACTGATTCATTGGATATGCGTTCCTAGTATATTTTTCAGCATTGTAGGCATGCTGCATTGTGTAGATTTGGGCTTGTTTAAACTATCGCATGTTGCCTTGTTTTTAGTTATACTGTTTTACATACGCCTAAGTTGGCGCATGGCAGTAGCTATTACTTTATTTGCCTTTGTTTGTATTGCATTGTGCAATTACATAGTTCTAAACGCTCCTATTCATTTATTTAAAATAAGCTTGTCTTTATTTGTTGCAGCTTGGATTGGTCAGTTTATCGGGCATAAAATTGAAGGAAAAAAACCTTCATTCTTACACGATATTCAGTTTTTATTAATTGGACCGGCATGGTTATTAAGTGCAGTATTTAAAAAATTTAACGTAGCCTATTAAATGCAAGTACAAGAACTTAAAATAGCTGATTTTACTTACTACTTACCTGATGAAAAAATCGCGCACCATCCTTTGTCGAATAGAGATGAAAGCAAATTATTGGTTTATAAAAATGGAGTAATCAGTGAAACCATTTTTAAAAATTTACAAGAGCAATTACAAGCGGGTGATACTTTAATTTTTAACGATACCAAAGTAGTACATGCCCGAATGGTATTTACAAAAGACAGCGGTGCCCGGATTGAAATAATGTGTTTAGAACCTTTTGAACCAAACGATGCAGCACTGTGTTTTAAACAAACAAAAGCATGTAAATGGGTAGCTTTAATAGGCAATAATAAAAAATGGAAAGACGGTTTATTAACCAAGGAACTTACCATAAATGGAACCAAAGTAATCTTACAGGCAAACAGGATAAAACAACATTTAGATTCATTCATAGTTGAATTTACATGGGATAATGATTTCAGCTTTGCCGATATTATTTACCATGCAGGGCTTTTACCATTGCCTCCTTACATGAACCGTGATGCGGAGAATGAAGATGAAGAACGTTACCAAACGGTATATGCTAAGTTTGAAGGCTCTGTTGCTGCACCAACGGCCGGGCTTCATTTTACGGAAAATGTTTTTGATACACTCATCCAAAAGAAGATAAATATTAATTATGTAACGCTGCATGTTGGAGCGGGAACTTTTAAGCCTGTGAAAGCAGAAAAAATGAGTGACCACCAAATGCATGAAGAGCATATTGTTATTGATATTAATTTAATTGCTCAAATACACCACTCACTTAGTACCAATGGAAGGATAATTACGGTTGGTACTACTTCACTCAGAACTGTTGAAAGTTTATTTTGGTTTGGTTTGTATTTATTAGATAATAAACAAAACTGGCAGAACATTAACTCACTTCAAATTAGTCAATGGCAACCATATGAAAACAAAACTGGTGATTACTCGAAAGAAGCTATTATGAAAGCTGTTTTAGAGTGGATGGCATTTAAAAATATAAATGTATTGCAGGGTGCTACTCAAATAATAATAGCACCACCCTATCAAATTAAATTGGTTGATGCTATTATTACTAATTTTCACCAACCTGAAAGCACATTGCTTTTATTGGTAAGTGCATTTATTGGTAATGATTGGCGTAAGGTTTATGATTACGCATTAACGCATAACTTTAGGTTTTTAAGTTATGGTGATAGTTCTATCTTATTTAAAAACTAATTCAGAAAAATTACTCCAATTCCATCATAGCTTCAAAAGCTTTTTCGTACACATTTTCCTGCATACCTATTAAACTTTTTAATTCTGTATGTTGTTTTTGCAATTCACCTAATTTACCAGCATTACTGCTGTTTTCAGGTAAAGCAAATGCTTCTTCTAGTTTTGCTAAATCAGTTTTTAATTGCTCTAGTTTTTTCTCTGCCTGTTCAAAATCGGTTTTAATTTTTTGAACCTGGTTATTGCTTAACTTAGGTTTGTTTTCAGTTGCAGTTTGCTTTACTTCAACTGGTTTAGCTACCACTACTGGCTCCGTTTTTTTTACTGGTTTGCTATTGTCTTTATTAGCCAGTTGCAATGCTTCATTTTTCAATCTCCACTCTTCGTACTCGGCATAGGTGCCAGGGTATTCTTTCAGTTCTAAATTTTCTATATACCAAATTTTATTGGCTATCTGGCTTATAAAATGCCTGTCGTGACTTACTGTTATAAATGTTCCT is a window of Bacteroidota bacterium DNA encoding:
- a CDS encoding HU family DNA-binding protein; protein product: MTKAEIIAEISTKTGIDKLQVQEAVESFFKVVRNNMIEGKNVYFRGFGSFILKKRAKKIARNISKNTAMVIDEHYIPAFKPAKSFTEKIKKSESVKTNAAKREREAKLAMKED
- the mutY gene encoding A/G-specific adenine glycosylase, whose translation is MQQKLHQWYNENKRDLPWRKTTNPYIIWLSEIILQQTRVEQGLPYFNNFLNAYKSITEFANADLNEVLKLWQGLGYYSRARNMHATAVLIRDNHHGIFPQTYAELIKLKGIGPYTAAAIASFANNEPKAVVDGNVYRVLSRFAGVYTDINSTEGKKEFAILANELLDTKNPATHNQAIMELGALVCKPQNPNCLECPLNNACYAFEHKVQQQLPVKIKTVKIKQRYFNYAIINYKNSTFIKQRTEKDIWHGLFEFPMVENNKLLNETDLIHAFGENNIFIDTKTTQIEWIGNDKHQLTHQTLYANFYKITCNKAPQLPGTFLKIKMDELQNYAIPRLLDKLISNDKLQQSLF
- the ssb gene encoding single-stranded DNA-binding protein; protein product: MSLNKVILIGNLGRDPEVKNLDNQKVVATFSLATSESYNDKNGERRTETEWFNIEMWDAQARIAEKYLKKGSQVYIEGKLKTETWKDKEGVEKSRYKVRVQSFTLLGGNPNKSNDNSNGGNNTSNAAPQNNNYNAPEPQNDPGLSDDLPF
- a CDS encoding Mpo1-like protein; protein product: MKPIQSWFDEYAVSHQNPTNKLIHWICVPSIFFSIVGMLHCVDLGLFKLSHVALFLVILFYIRLSWRMAVAITLFAFVCIALCNYIVLNAPIHLFKISLSLFVAAWIGQFIGHKIEGKKPSFLHDIQFLLIGPAWLLSAVFKKFNVAY
- a CDS encoding S-adenosylmethionine:tRNA ribosyltransferase-isomerase, producing MQVQELKIADFTYYLPDEKIAHHPLSNRDESKLLVYKNGVISETIFKNLQEQLQAGDTLIFNDTKVVHARMVFTKDSGARIEIMCLEPFEPNDAALCFKQTKACKWVALIGNNKKWKDGLLTKELTINGTKVILQANRIKQHLDSFIVEFTWDNDFSFADIIYHAGLLPLPPYMNRDAENEDEERYQTVYAKFEGSVAAPTAGLHFTENVFDTLIQKKININYVTLHVGAGTFKPVKAEKMSDHQMHEEHIVIDINLIAQIHHSLSTNGRIITVGTTSLRTVESLFWFGLYLLDNKQNWQNINSLQISQWQPYENKTGDYSKEAIMKAVLEWMAFKNINVLQGATQIIIAPPYQIKLVDAIITNFHQPESTLLLLVSAFIGNDWRKVYDYALTHNFRFLSYGDSSILFKN